The following coding sequences are from one Treponema bryantii window:
- a CDS encoding pyridoxal phosphate-dependent aminotransferase: MISKKVKDIVESPSNGVIRKMFEEGAILKQKYGADKVYDFSIGNPDLDPPQKVVDAVREVAADTTHLRHGYMPNAGYPETRAAMAAKTAKEQGVPVTADCVVMEVGAGGALNVVLKSLLNPGEEIVIPCPYFAEYNNYVHNHDGEVVPVKTKEDFSLDVDAIKAALGPKTAAVLINSPNNPSGRIYDEADLIALTDMLKEFGAKTGRYPYLICDEPYRDITYGKKVATVFDKYEYSVIATSFAKNLSVPGERVGYVCVNPACPEKADFIAAAIFCTRVLGFVNCPAFFQKVIAKSWDAECDFSTYEKRMKEICEVMDYAGLKYAKPEGAFYLWVKCPDKWNDDDMAFTNHLKKYNILCAPGSGFAGKGWFRIAYCCSEQSILNSKEAFYKAVHEE, encoded by the coding sequence ATGATTTCAAAGAAAGTAAAAGATATAGTTGAAAGCCCATCCAACGGAGTTATCCGCAAGATGTTTGAAGAGGGCGCCATTCTTAAGCAGAAATACGGTGCAGATAAAGTTTATGATTTCAGTATCGGAAACCCCGACCTTGACCCCCCGCAGAAAGTAGTTGATGCAGTTCGAGAAGTAGCTGCAGATACTACCCACCTCCGCCACGGTTATATGCCGAATGCCGGATACCCTGAAACCCGTGCCGCAATGGCCGCAAAAACAGCAAAAGAACAGGGAGTTCCTGTTACTGCAGACTGTGTTGTTATGGAAGTTGGAGCCGGTGGTGCACTTAATGTTGTCCTTAAGTCACTTCTGAATCCTGGCGAGGAAATTGTAATTCCTTGTCCATATTTTGCTGAATATAATAATTATGTTCATAATCACGACGGTGAAGTTGTTCCTGTAAAAACTAAGGAAGATTTTTCTCTTGATGTTGATGCGATAAAGGCAGCTCTTGGTCCTAAAACTGCTGCTGTTCTTATCAATTCACCTAACAATCCAAGTGGTCGTATTTATGATGAAGCTGATTTGATTGCGCTTACAGATATGCTCAAAGAGTTCGGTGCAAAAACAGGCCGTTATCCATATCTGATTTGTGATGAACCTTACCGCGACATTACTTATGGAAAAAAAGTTGCTACAGTTTTTGATAAATATGAATATTCTGTAATTGCAACTTCCTTTGCAAAAAATCTCAGTGTTCCAGGTGAGCGTGTAGGTTATGTTTGTGTAAATCCTGCCTGTCCTGAAAAAGCTGATTTTATTGCAGCTGCAATTTTCTGTACACGTGTCCTTGGCTTTGTAAACTGCCCGGCCTTTTTCCAGAAGGTTATTGCAAAAAGCTGGGATGCAGAATGTGATTTTTCTACATACGAAAAGCGCATGAAAGAAATCTGCGAGGTTATGGATTATGCCGGCCTCAAATATGCAAAACCAGAAGGTGCTTTCTACCTCTGGGTAAAATGTCCTGATAAATGGAATGATGATGATATGGCCTTCACAAATCATCTGAAAAAATACAATATTCTCTGCGCTCCAGGAAGCGGATTCGCAGGTAAAGGCTGGTTCAGAATCGCATATTGCTGTTCTGAACAGAGTATTTTGAATAGTAAAGAAGCTTTTTATAAAGCAGTTCATGAAGAATAG
- a CDS encoding glycogen/starch synthase codes for MKILMVTSETVPFAKTGGLADAVSALAINLRKQGHDVRIVMPRYYKIDRSKLKAIEAPLAVAAGTIETWVKVYEAPLPGTDVPVYFIDHEQCFGRDGIYGTKAEPDFHDNPYRSAVLCHGAFQLCRLLGWYPDIMHAHDWFCCLVPVLLKHVCRNGYFAHTASVLTIHNLGYQGWYSKDSFPALGLDWNLYYGGGFERNGSINLLQAGISCADMITTVSPTYAGEMKSVEGGFGLDGLLRVRSDVVRGVLNGCDLETWNPKTDKLLPANFDYKDLSGKAKCKEALQKRMGLPVKKDVPVIGIVTRLADQKGIAEVFAPSYGSIYSICANMDVQFAILGSGEKWCEDEINSLQSKLPNLRAYIGYDESLSHLIEAGSDFFLMPSRYEPCGLNQMYSMLYGTLPIVRRTGGLADTVEQYNEFSGDGTGFLFDNLTPGAVYDTTGWAVWAYYNKKDHIKKMQVRGMQKNFSWDTSAQNYVGIYSDALWRGCGINTADWR; via the coding sequence ATGAAAATTTTGATGGTTACTTCGGAAACAGTTCCTTTTGCTAAAACCGGTGGACTTGCAGACGCCGTTTCAGCACTTGCAATAAATCTTAGAAAACAGGGACATGATGTTCGTATCGTTATGCCTCGTTACTATAAGATAGACCGCAGCAAACTTAAGGCCATTGAGGCTCCTCTTGCTGTTGCCGCTGGAACCATCGAAACCTGGGTAAAGGTTTATGAAGCTCCTCTTCCTGGAACTGATGTTCCTGTTTACTTTATTGATCACGAGCAGTGTTTCGGACGCGACGGTATTTATGGAACTAAGGCTGAGCCTGATTTCCATGATAATCCATACCGTTCTGCTGTTTTGTGCCACGGTGCTTTCCAGCTCTGTCGTCTGCTTGGCTGGTATCCGGACATTATGCATGCCCACGACTGGTTCTGTTGTCTTGTTCCAGTACTATTAAAACACGTTTGCCGTAACGGTTATTTTGCTCATACTGCCTCAGTTCTGACAATTCATAATCTTGGATATCAGGGCTGGTATAGTAAAGATTCATTCCCGGCTCTTGGTTTGGACTGGAATCTTTACTACGGCGGTGGTTTTGAACGTAACGGAAGCATCAACCTCTTACAGGCTGGTATTTCCTGTGCAGATATGATTACAACTGTTTCTCCAACTTATGCTGGCGAAATGAAGAGTGTAGAAGGTGGCTTCGGCCTCGATGGCTTGCTGCGTGTACGCTCAGATGTTGTTCGAGGTGTCCTCAACGGCTGTGACCTCGAAACCTGGAATCCAAAAACAGATAAACTTCTTCCTGCCAATTTTGATTATAAAGATCTTAGCGGTAAGGCTAAATGTAAGGAAGCTCTTCAGAAGCGAATGGGACTTCCGGTAAAGAAAGATGTTCCAGTTATTGGTATTGTAACCCGTCTTGCAGATCAGAAGGGTATTGCAGAAGTATTTGCTCCATCTTACGGAAGCATTTACAGCATCTGTGCAAATATGGATGTACAGTTTGCAATTCTGGGAAGCGGTGAAAAATGGTGTGAAGACGAAATAAATTCCCTTCAGTCAAAACTTCCGAATCTTCGTGCTTACATTGGATATGATGAAAGCCTTAGTCATCTGATTGAAGCAGGTTCTGACTTCTTCTTAATGCCTTCTCGCTATGAGCCATGTGGCCTTAATCAGATGTACTCAATGCTTTATGGAACTCTGCCAATTGTACGCCGTACTGGTGGCCTTGCAGACACAGTTGAGCAGTACAATGAGTTTAGTGGAGATGGAACCGGCTTCCTGTTTGATAATCTGACTCCAGGTGCAGTTTACGACACAACTGGCTGGGCTGTATGGGCATACTACAATAAAAAAGATCACATCAAAAAAATGCAGGTACGCGGTATGCAGAAAAATTTCAGCTGGGACACAAGCGCTCAAAATTATGTAGGAATATATTCTGATGCTCTGTGGCGTGGCTGTGGAATTAACACTGCCGACTGGCGTTAG